One stretch of Comamonas testosteroni DNA includes these proteins:
- a CDS encoding Eco57I restriction-modification methylase domain-containing protein — protein MDDRVIVFVDWLCTLERFEEAAYWVATSYATLVGEETRTQRALYFTHPVLAERVIDDLLSQGASLLDDHWHDPACGGAAFLVPVALRMRNALQENGCSPQEVVARINENLSGNDTSSTLIGFSETFLNLALASVLQESGCELKVRISQGDGLRSWRGSKRPTVLICNPPYRKLKADEAAQYKATFRAALQGQPNIYALFIEQALKIVSPGGLIGLLTPTSYLTGPLFSNLRRHVCDASRIHSIDLLGNRSSTFLNVEQETAIATLRAIQQMEHQDVAVSAWKDTGFESIGVIRLRKDGGPWVLPRSAQDEPLIRLTEKSPYRLKDYGYVPRVGAMVAYRSERVTHSSEEGCKGKLVVPLIWATDITPQGEFVHGRQHRQRAPELFIEIESLSTTGVFSQPAVLLQRLTSTDQSRRLIAAAIPDKFLHKHSAYMCENHVIALLKEQESEWDPHELAALLQTSLVDRLYRAISGSSNVGTYELGQLPLPCPRKLRAELSKGREMERAIRMAFA, from the coding sequence GTGGACGACCGTGTCATCGTTTTCGTGGATTGGCTCTGTACCCTTGAAAGGTTTGAAGAGGCCGCGTACTGGGTAGCAACCTCCTACGCCACTTTGGTTGGAGAGGAAACGCGAACGCAAAGAGCGCTTTACTTCACCCATCCTGTACTCGCTGAGCGAGTAATTGATGACCTGCTCTCCCAAGGCGCCAGCCTCTTGGATGATCACTGGCATGACCCAGCCTGCGGAGGAGCTGCATTCTTGGTGCCGGTCGCGCTTCGAATGCGCAACGCACTTCAGGAGAACGGTTGCAGCCCCCAGGAAGTAGTAGCTCGCATAAATGAAAACCTCAGCGGAAACGACACAAGCAGTACGCTGATTGGCTTCTCAGAGACCTTTCTAAACCTAGCGTTAGCCTCCGTGCTTCAAGAGTCCGGTTGTGAACTGAAGGTCCGGATTTCTCAAGGAGATGGTCTGAGGAGCTGGAGGGGGAGCAAGCGGCCCACGGTGTTGATCTGCAATCCTCCATATCGAAAACTCAAGGCGGATGAAGCTGCGCAATACAAAGCGACATTTCGCGCGGCGCTACAGGGTCAGCCGAACATCTACGCGTTGTTCATTGAACAAGCCCTCAAGATTGTCAGCCCTGGCGGCCTTATAGGCCTCCTGACGCCGACCAGCTACCTGACTGGGCCGCTTTTCTCCAATCTCCGGCGGCATGTGTGCGACGCTTCGCGAATTCACTCAATTGACCTTCTTGGTAACCGTTCCTCGACCTTCTTGAATGTTGAGCAAGAGACGGCAATCGCCACGCTTCGCGCCATACAACAAATGGAACATCAAGACGTCGCTGTTTCTGCTTGGAAGGATACGGGGTTCGAGAGTATTGGCGTGATTCGCCTGAGGAAGGACGGCGGGCCCTGGGTGCTCCCTCGGTCAGCTCAAGACGAACCCCTGATTCGGCTTACTGAGAAGTCTCCTTACAGACTCAAAGACTACGGATACGTACCGAGGGTCGGCGCGATGGTCGCGTATCGAAGTGAGCGGGTTACCCACTCCTCAGAGGAAGGCTGCAAAGGAAAGCTGGTTGTCCCCCTGATTTGGGCAACCGACATCACACCTCAGGGTGAGTTCGTTCACGGCCGCCAACATCGCCAACGGGCACCCGAGTTGTTCATCGAAATTGAGTCTCTTTCCACGACGGGAGTCTTTTCGCAGCCCGCGGTGCTGCTCCAGCGACTCACCTCTACCGACCAGAGCCGACGGTTAATTGCGGCAGCCATACCAGACAAGTTTCTGCACAAGCACTCCGCATACATGTGTGAGAACCATGTCATAGCGCTCTTGAAGGAACAAGAAAGCGAATGGGACCCCCACGAACTCGCGGCACTGCTCCAAACGAGCTTGGTCGACCGCCTGTATCGCGCAATCTCGGGCTCTTCGAACGTTGGCACCTATGAGCTAGGGCAACTGCCGCTTCCCTGCCCGAGAAAGCTACGAGCTGAGCTATCCAAAGGACGGGAAATGGAGAGAGCTATACGAATGGCATTTGCATAG